The following coding sequences lie in one Candidatus Neomarinimicrobiota bacterium genomic window:
- a CDS encoding antitoxin: protein MMAKQDKYEREIERSYEHDEWKSAPKAKELKQKYAQYTRNTFRKNKRINIRISEWDLLRLKAKSIEEGIPYQTMVASLIHKFVKGSLVEPS from the coding sequence ATCATGGCGAAGCAGGATAAATACGAGCGAGAGATTGAGCGCTCGTACGAGCATGACGAATGGAAATCTGCTCCAAAGGCCAAGGAATTGAAGCAGAAATATGCTCAATATACTCGCAACACATTTCGGAAGAATAAACGAATCAATATTCGGATTTCTGAGTGGGATCTTCTCAGGTTGAAGGCCAAATCGATTGAGGAAGGCATCCCCTATCAGACTATGGTGGCGAGTCTCATCCACAAATTTGTGAAAGGCAGCCTCGTAGAGCCCAGCTGA
- a CDS encoding BrnT family toxin → MKYLNWSPEKNEWLKKNRGISFEIVVFQIEAGNILDILEHAHQERYSDQRIFVIEFEDYAYLVPFVEDEDEVFLKTIIPSRKATRKYLKRG, encoded by the coding sequence GTGAAGTACCTCAACTGGAGCCCTGAGAAAAATGAGTGGCTCAAGAAAAACCGAGGTATTTCGTTTGAAATCGTGGTTTTCCAGATTGAAGCTGGCAACATCCTCGATATTTTGGAGCACGCCCATCAGGAGCGGTATTCCGACCAGAGGATTTTCGTCATCGAATTCGAAGATTACGCCTACCTGGTTCCCTTCGTTGAAGATGAGGATGAAGTTTTTCTCAAGACGATTATTCCCAGCCGGAAGGCGACAAGGAAATACCTAAAGCGAGGCTGA